One genomic region from Vitreimonas flagellata encodes:
- a CDS encoding YdbL family protein — translation MIRAFATAALLIGALTLATPALGQAGDPLLQARTQGLIGEQADGYLGFVPGAAISADLRGRVEQNNIQRRQLYTRRAAERSVSVNEMAAAVACEVFERRIAMGERYRDEAGQWRQRTASTPVAMPSFCGN, via the coding sequence ATGATCCGCGCTTTCGCAACCGCCGCCCTGCTGATCGGCGCCTTGACTCTGGCCACGCCCGCTCTGGGCCAAGCCGGCGATCCGCTGCTGCAAGCGCGCACCCAAGGCCTGATCGGCGAACAAGCCGACGGCTATCTGGGCTTTGTGCCTGGCGCCGCGATCAGCGCCGATCTGCGCGGCCGCGTTGAGCAAAACAACATCCAGCGCCGCCAGCTCTACACACGCCGCGCCGCCGAACGCAGCGTCTCGGTCAACGAGATGGCCGCGGCCGTCGCCTGCGAAGTGTTTGAGCGCCGCATCGCAATGGGCGAACGCTATCGCGACGAAGCCGGCCAATGGCGCCAACGCACGGCGTCCACGCCTGTCGCGATGCCGAGCTTCTGCGGCAACTAA
- a CDS encoding trypsin-like serine peptidase, whose amino-acid sequence MRLLAAAATIAACVVVSFAVNAQDGAPAASRLNLTGASAFTAEAAAPIGAQDKQIRKRTGAPGPGNDSCRWANDNECDEPDIGTGACTLGTDVSDCRALRQGENDSCRWARDGECDEPGFGTGACVQGTDRTDCGAIAWMRNQSDRCDTAFNGVCEEPGQGRSGACEPRTDRADCHSRNRPLTINDHFFGRDDRVLVPVNEAPWRFMGALRMAGGETCTATLIAPNVIVTAAHCIHSQSGLNAAAVFTTADGRHSANSTAYLIDPRFNYRLFNSGDEIDGTDWALLRLDQPLGDRVGHAGVRNLTGEGRATALATDLQQAGYSWDTGENLSGNLRCRMVTVNPDNTFAHECDTTRGDSGSAFVVRNARGGYDVIGTDSNFRSNPGGPFIYIAVSASAWAARAPDFIAGRTGTPVGQRVAGRK is encoded by the coding sequence ATGCGTCTTTTGGCGGCTGCGGCGACGATCGCCGCCTGTGTTGTGGTGAGTTTCGCGGTCAACGCGCAGGACGGCGCGCCCGCAGCGTCCCGTCTCAACCTCACCGGCGCCAGCGCCTTCACCGCCGAAGCCGCAGCGCCGATCGGCGCGCAGGACAAGCAAATCCGCAAGCGCACCGGCGCGCCCGGCCCCGGCAACGATTCCTGTCGCTGGGCTAATGACAACGAATGCGACGAACCAGACATCGGCACCGGCGCATGCACACTCGGCACCGACGTCTCCGATTGCCGCGCGCTGCGCCAAGGCGAAAACGATTCCTGCCGCTGGGCGCGCGACGGCGAATGCGACGAACCCGGCTTCGGCACCGGCGCGTGCGTGCAAGGCACAGACCGCACCGATTGCGGCGCCATCGCCTGGATGCGCAACCAAAGCGATCGCTGCGACACCGCCTTCAACGGCGTGTGCGAAGAACCCGGCCAGGGCCGCAGCGGCGCGTGCGAGCCGCGCACCGATCGCGCCGATTGCCACAGCCGCAATCGTCCGCTCACGATCAACGATCACTTCTTCGGCCGCGATGATCGCGTGCTCGTTCCGGTGAACGAAGCGCCGTGGCGCTTCATGGGCGCATTGCGCATGGCCGGCGGCGAGACCTGCACAGCGACTCTGATCGCGCCCAACGTCATCGTCACCGCCGCGCACTGCATCCACAGCCAAAGCGGCCTCAACGCGGCGGCTGTGTTTACGACAGCCGACGGTCGTCACTCCGCGAACAGCACCGCCTATCTGATCGACCCGCGCTTCAATTATCGCCTGTTCAATTCCGGCGACGAGATCGACGGCACGGATTGGGCGCTGCTGCGCCTTGACCAGCCGCTCGGCGATCGCGTCGGCCACGCTGGCGTACGCAATCTCACCGGCGAAGGCCGCGCCACAGCGCTCGCCACCGATCTGCAACAAGCCGGCTATTCGTGGGATACGGGCGAAAACCTCTCCGGCAATCTCCGCTGCCGCATGGTGACCGTGAACCCCGACAATACGTTCGCGCACGAATGCGACACCACGCGCGGTGACTCAGGCTCCGCCTTCGTCGTCCGCAACGCACGCGGCGGCTATGACGTCATCGGCACGGATTCCAATTTCCGCTCCAATCCCGGCGGCCCGTTCATCTACATCGCGGTGAGCGCCTCAGCGTGGGCCGCGCGCGCGCCGGACTTCATCGCCGGCCGCACCGGCACACCGGTCGGCCAACGCGTGGCGGGGCGAAAATAG
- a CDS encoding FKBP-type peptidyl-prolyl cis-trans isomerase, whose product MMKYVLAAVVFVLAACGNGSGVMAEIERAEKQETQAAEQATARGAEWLTEIRAQPGVEAFPSGLLIERRARGANQSLPRPTVNAAVLVHYEGKLADGSVFDSSFERGEPAQFPLQAVVPGFSEAISQMRPGDEIVATFPMELGYGPEGRPPVIPAAAPLQFRIVLLAFQEPGGQVVEAPAPR is encoded by the coding sequence ATGATGAAATATGTTTTGGCGGCTGTGGTGTTTGTGCTCGCGGCTTGCGGCAACGGAAGTGGTGTAATGGCTGAAATCGAACGCGCGGAAAAACAAGAAACCCAGGCCGCCGAGCAAGCGACTGCACGGGGCGCCGAATGGCTGACGGAAATTCGCGCGCAGCCCGGCGTTGAGGCGTTTCCATCTGGTCTGCTGATTGAACGACGTGCACGCGGCGCCAATCAATCGCTGCCGCGCCCGACCGTGAACGCCGCAGTGCTGGTGCATTACGAAGGTAAGCTGGCGGATGGCTCGGTGTTCGACTCTTCCTTCGAACGCGGTGAGCCCGCGCAGTTTCCGTTGCAGGCCGTGGTGCCGGGTTTCTCGGAAGCGATTTCGCAGATGCGCCCAGGCGATGAAATCGTCGCGACCTTCCCGATGGAATTGGGCTATGGTCCCGAAGGTCGCCCGCCGGTGATCCCGGCTGCGGCGCCGCTGCAATTCCGCATCGTGCTGCTCGCGTTCCAGGAGCCCGGCGGCCAAGTCGTGGAAGCGCCGGCGCCGCGTTAA
- the argE gene encoding acetylornithine deacetylase, with protein sequence MSEIASTLEILTRLIAFDTTSRNSNLELIEWVEDFLRARGVDSRRVANAEGTKANLYALVGPAVEGGVVLSGHTDVVPVDGQPWSSDPWVLTEREGKLYGRGVADMKSFVALALAHVDEALAAPLKRPLILAFSYDEEIGCLGAPSMIGEIVRETPKPSAVIVGEPTSMRVVSGHKGIRTFIVEVIGREAHSSLPDHGVSAVSEALKLMALVEQMAREAKGRRHAHFSPATMTIGRVDGGTAVNILARRCEFIWDLRTGDAASADAIEARFFAEAEKLDAEIKQRAPEGGVKITRRSRTPGLELDLGSEAEALARALTGDNDTQAAAYAAEAGLFQRAGLPAVICGPGSIEQAHQPDEWIEIAQVEEGAAFMRRLIGKLSA encoded by the coding sequence GTGAGCGAGATCGCCTCGACCCTCGAAATCCTGACGCGACTGATCGCGTTCGATACGACTTCGCGCAATTCGAATTTGGAATTGATCGAATGGGTCGAGGATTTTCTCCGCGCGCGGGGCGTTGACTCGCGGCGCGTGGCGAATGCGGAGGGAACGAAGGCCAATCTTTATGCGCTGGTTGGGCCGGCGGTGGAGGGCGGTGTCGTGCTCTCCGGGCATACGGATGTTGTGCCTGTCGATGGGCAACCGTGGTCAAGCGATCCGTGGGTGCTGACGGAGCGCGAGGGCAAGCTCTATGGGCGCGGCGTCGCGGATATGAAGAGCTTTGTCGCGCTGGCGTTGGCGCACGTGGATGAAGCTTTGGCCGCACCATTGAAGCGGCCGCTGATCTTGGCGTTTTCGTATGACGAAGAGATCGGCTGCCTCGGTGCGCCGAGCATGATCGGCGAGATCGTGCGCGAAACGCCGAAGCCGTCCGCCGTGATTGTGGGCGAGCCGACATCGATGAGAGTGGTGTCAGGCCACAAAGGCATTCGCACCTTCATCGTCGAAGTGATCGGGCGCGAGGCGCATTCGAGCTTGCCGGATCATGGCGTCTCGGCCGTAAGCGAAGCGCTGAAGCTGATGGCGCTCGTTGAGCAGATGGCGCGTGAGGCGAAGGGGCGTCGCCATGCGCATTTCTCGCCAGCGACGATGACGATCGGCCGCGTCGATGGCGGTACAGCGGTGAATATTCTGGCGCGGCGTTGCGAGTTCATCTGGGATTTGCGTACGGGTGACGCGGCGAGCGCCGATGCGATCGAAGCGCGCTTCTTCGCCGAAGCCGAAAAGCTCGATGCGGAGATCAAGCAACGCGCGCCGGAAGGCGGCGTGAAGATCACGCGCCGCTCGCGGACGCCGGGATTGGAGCTTGATCTCGGCAGCGAAGCGGAAGCCCTAGCGCGGGCGCTGACAGGCGACAACGATACGCAAGCTGCCGCGTATGCGGCGGAGGCGGGGCTGTTTCAGCGCGCGGGTTTGCCGGCGGTAATTTGCGGGCCGGGCTCGATCGAGCAAGCGCATCAGCCGGACGAATGGATCGAGATCGCGCAGGTCGAAGAAGGCGCTGCGTTTATGCGGCGGCTGATTGGGAAGCTCAGCGCTTGA
- a CDS encoding YnbE family lipoprotein: MRAHLRSALLPALGAAVLAAGCIPVQIQAPDEPIEINLNVNIRQEVIVRLERDAAELLEENSGLFGGTTP; encoded by the coding sequence ATGAGAGCTCACCTGCGATCCGCTTTGCTTCCCGCGCTTGGCGCGGCGGTGCTCGCGGCCGGCTGCATACCTGTGCAGATCCAGGCGCCCGACGAGCCGATCGAAATCAATCTCAACGTCAATATCCGCCAGGAAGTGATCGTGCGCCTTGAGCGCGACGCGGCGGAATTGCTCGAGGAAAATTCAGGTCTGTTCGGAGGCACAACGCCATGA
- a CDS encoding 3'(2'),5'-bisphosphate nucleotidase CysQ family protein yields the protein MPKLEDLIELALAAGREIMAVRASGFDTQTKLDGSIVTIADQRAEAIIEAGLAKLALGVPMIGEEAVADGRIPAYGARFFCVDPLDGTRGFAKGGDEFTVNIALIENTEAVVGVVYAPATGELYAGEPGRAVKAQCDIATAKLNTPLTPIATAPRPAQWRLVASEQSGRNNQTEDFRASLNAGALVHASSSIKFCRVAEGAADLYPRFGNVSEWDAAAGHAVLSAAGGGIIRLDGSPLRYGTNPGDFLVHGFVAYSGDDAKAAALNALKR from the coding sequence ATGCCGAAGCTTGAAGACCTGATCGAACTCGCGCTCGCCGCTGGCCGCGAGATCATGGCGGTGCGCGCCTCGGGCTTCGACACGCAAACCAAGCTCGACGGCTCCATCGTCACCATCGCCGATCAACGCGCCGAAGCGATCATCGAAGCGGGTCTGGCGAAACTTGCACTCGGCGTGCCGATGATTGGCGAAGAAGCCGTCGCTGACGGCCGCATCCCCGCATACGGCGCGCGTTTTTTCTGCGTCGATCCGCTCGACGGCACGCGCGGTTTCGCCAAAGGCGGCGACGAATTCACCGTCAACATCGCGCTGATCGAGAACACAGAAGCAGTCGTTGGCGTTGTCTATGCGCCCGCCACCGGCGAACTTTACGCGGGAGAACCCGGCCGCGCCGTCAAAGCCCAGTGCGATATCGCAACGGCCAAACTCAACACACCACTCACACCCATCGCCACGGCGCCGCGCCCCGCACAATGGCGCCTCGTCGCCTCCGAACAATCGGGCCGCAATAACCAGACCGAAGATTTTCGCGCCAGCCTCAACGCCGGCGCGCTCGTACACGCCAGCTCATCGATTAAATTCTGCCGCGTCGCTGAGGGCGCCGCCGATCTCTATCCCCGCTTCGGCAATGTCAGCGAATGGGACGCAGCCGCCGGCCACGCCGTGTTGAGCGCGGCAGGCGGCGGTATCATCCGCCTCGATGGCTCGCCCTTGCGCTACGGTACGAACCCTGGCGACTTCCTCGTGCACGGCTTCGTTGCGTATTCGGGCGACGACGCGAAAGCCGCGGCGCTCAACGCGCTCAAGCGCTGA
- a CDS encoding NAD(+) synthase, translating into MARPSAADSFKNLYTHGFVRVAACAPIVAPADPAANAEAILKFWREADAEGAAILLTPELSLTGYAIDDLLLQDSLLNGVEAALAKLKAESEKLFPILIVGAPIRLRGALYNCAVLIHRGEIIGIVPKSFLPNYREFYEKRYFGVAPDRHVHAIAFLDGGTNFGANQIFFHADNPDFTFHVEICEDFWAPTPPSSKGALAGANILFNLSASNITIGKAEDRAVLCDSQSRRAIAAYVFAASGNGESTTDLAWDGQIIAYEMGEKIAEGERFSRDPKLVIADIDVGRIAQERIRVGAFRDAAARLRDELYLWSRIRFEQELPKGALPLKRKLDRLPFVPDDLAKRDRDCFEAYNIQVAGLAKRIEATNTKRVVIGVSGGLDSTHALIVIARAFDLLGLPRKNIVGVTMPGFATSDETKQSAWALMNALGIDAREVSIGPLAQRMLEDLDHPAARGEPVYDVAYENVQAGLRTDYLFRLANKEGGFVVGTGDLSELALGWCTYGVGDHMSHYNVNGGAPKTLIQYLIRWVADSKLFDAAVSKTLIDVLNTEISPELIPGAAPQSTQAVVGPYELQDFNLYWLTRYGLAPSKILFLAWSAWREKYDYATLKSWLELFLKRFFANQYKRSAVPNGPKIVSGGALSPRGDWRAPSDAAATTWLNELHANSPDKLD; encoded by the coding sequence ATGGCCCGCCCCTCCGCCGCCGACAGCTTCAAAAACCTCTACACGCACGGCTTCGTGCGCGTCGCCGCCTGCGCGCCCATCGTCGCGCCCGCCGATCCCGCCGCGAACGCGGAAGCCATCCTGAAATTCTGGCGCGAAGCGGATGCCGAAGGAGCCGCCATTCTGCTGACGCCGGAGCTCTCGCTCACCGGCTACGCGATCGACGATCTGCTGTTGCAGGATTCATTACTCAACGGCGTCGAAGCCGCACTCGCGAAACTGAAAGCCGAAAGCGAAAAGCTTTTCCCGATCCTGATCGTTGGCGCGCCAATTCGCCTGCGTGGCGCGCTCTATAATTGCGCGGTGCTGATCCATCGCGGCGAGATCATCGGCATCGTGCCGAAATCCTTCCTGCCGAACTATCGCGAATTCTACGAGAAGCGCTATTTCGGCGTAGCGCCCGATCGCCACGTCCATGCCATCGCCTTCCTCGACGGCGGCACGAATTTCGGCGCCAACCAAATCTTCTTTCACGCGGACAATCCCGATTTCACCTTCCACGTCGAAATCTGCGAAGATTTCTGGGCGCCGACGCCGCCCTCCAGCAAAGGCGCGCTCGCCGGCGCCAACATCCTCTTCAATCTGTCCGCGTCGAACATCACCATCGGCAAAGCAGAAGACCGCGCTGTACTGTGCGACAGCCAATCGCGCCGCGCCATCGCCGCCTACGTCTTCGCCGCGTCCGGCAACGGCGAAAGCACCACCGACCTCGCCTGGGACGGCCAGATCATCGCCTACGAGATGGGCGAAAAGATCGCCGAAGGCGAACGCTTCTCGCGCGATCCGAAGCTCGTCATCGCCGACATCGACGTCGGCCGCATCGCGCAAGAACGCATTCGCGTCGGCGCCTTCCGTGACGCTGCCGCGCGTCTGCGCGACGAGCTTTATCTGTGGTCACGCATCCGCTTTGAGCAAGAGCTGCCAAAAGGTGCGTTGCCACTAAAGCGCAAGCTCGATCGCCTACCCTTCGTGCCGGACGACCTCGCAAAGCGCGATCGCGATTGCTTCGAAGCCTACAACATCCAAGTCGCGGGCCTCGCCAAGCGCATTGAAGCGACGAACACCAAGCGCGTGGTTATCGGCGTCTCCGGTGGTCTCGATTCCACGCACGCGCTGATCGTCATCGCCCGCGCGTTCGATCTGCTCGGCCTGCCGCGCAAGAACATTGTTGGCGTCACCATGCCGGGTTTCGCGACGAGCGACGAAACCAAGCAAAGCGCGTGGGCGCTGATGAACGCGCTCGGTATCGACGCGCGCGAAGTCTCCATCGGACCGCTCGCACAGCGTATGCTCGAAGATCTCGATCACCCCGCCGCACGCGGCGAGCCGGTGTACGATGTCGCTTACGAGAACGTGCAAGCGGGCTTGCGCACCGACTACCTCTTCCGCCTCGCCAACAAGGAAGGCGGCTTCGTCGTCGGCACGGGCGATCTCTCCGAACTCGCGCTCGGCTGGTGCACCTACGGTGTCGGCGATCACATGAGTCATTACAACGTCAATGGCGGCGCGCCGAAGACGTTGATCCAATATCTGATCCGCTGGGTCGCCGACTCAAAACTCTTCGACGCCGCGGTTTCGAAGACTTTGATCGACGTGCTGAACACCGAGATCAGCCCCGAACTCATTCCGGGCGCCGCGCCCCAAAGCACGCAAGCCGTCGTCGGCCCGTATGAGCTGCAAGACTTCAATCTCTATTGGCTCACGCGCTACGGCCTCGCGCCCAGCAAAATCCTCTTCCTCGCCTGGAGCGCGTGGCGCGAGAAATACGATTACGCCACGCTGAAGAGCTGGCTCGAACTCTTCCTCAAGCGCTTCTTCGCCAACCAATACAAACGCTCCGCCGTGCCGAACGGGCCGAAGATCGTCTCCGGCGGCGCACTCTCGCCGCGCGGCGATTGGCGTGCGCCCAGCGACGCCGCCGCGACGACATGGCTCAACGAACTGCACGCCAACAGTCCCGACAAGCTGGACTAG
- a CDS encoding glutathione S-transferase family protein produces MATPILHIGNKNYSSWSMRPWLALKWGGIAFEEHIIPLGGEGYGQSAIKEVRDVSPSGRVPALHVDGVVIHESLAICEWAAELAPSLWPKDSLVRAQARALASEMHAGFGAVRRDMSMNVRRRLAVEPSWPEDTRTDLTQLFATWSHALEKSGGPFLFGERSIADAMFAPVATRLRTYKVTIPAPVQAYCDAIFADAAFQEWERAAEAEPWSIQTAEELYR; encoded by the coding sequence ATGGCGACGCCCATTCTCCACATCGGCAACAAGAATTACTCGTCCTGGTCGATGCGCCCATGGCTGGCGCTGAAATGGGGCGGCATCGCCTTCGAGGAACACATCATTCCGCTGGGCGGCGAGGGCTATGGCCAATCCGCCATCAAGGAAGTGCGCGATGTCTCGCCCAGTGGGCGGGTTCCGGCGCTGCACGTGGACGGTGTGGTGATCCACGAAAGCTTGGCGATTTGCGAATGGGCGGCTGAACTGGCGCCGTCGTTGTGGCCGAAGGATTCACTGGTGCGTGCGCAGGCGCGCGCTCTGGCGTCGGAAATGCACGCAGGCTTCGGCGCGGTGCGGCGCGATATGTCGATGAATGTGCGCCGACGTTTGGCGGTGGAGCCAAGCTGGCCGGAAGATACGCGCACGGATCTGACGCAATTGTTCGCGACGTGGTCGCACGCGCTTGAGAAGTCCGGCGGGCCATTCCTGTTTGGCGAGCGCTCGATCGCGGACGCGATGTTCGCCCCGGTGGCGACGCGGTTGCGCACCTACAAGGTGACGATCCCGGCGCCCGTGCAAGCGTATTGCGATGCGATTTTTGCCGATGCCGCCTTCCAGGAATGGGAACGCGCGGCTGAAGCCGAGCCTTGGTCCATTCAGACAGCGGAAGAGCTCTATCGATGA
- a CDS encoding intermembrane phospholipid transport protein YdbH family protein produces the protein MSTALVAAGVWFVRMPLAEFMIGQALSERGTEADLQVVNLDLERITLSEFRIGAADAPDVEITEIEARWEWRGLMPRLLSVRIVQPHVRLRLDQQGHVSAGALDRFEADSGPARRPSIPRLALEIIDGAAEIEAPFGALNATFESSGTIGEDFTAAARIADTTQSQGNYALTRGAAELVIVSRDETIAFRLNAALSDLTWADARAQNVSLRALGRAPLDLARINVEGAWRAGALNTDTFAGETLTGALSLHSAMRDDALEFAQWNVQTGATAASLRVDANALAQTRLDLRADGDGPSGTARWTVVADGLDAFGIVSNESDLAGTLTFDIANEITYGGEARLRLQQARLSNDAQQGIRDAFPNLGGSPLGPTFASAEAALDRAVDAFTFTAPLTISSDAGNPRFVIAAPIEARAASGLSARLASLRQDAPALLLQWPGPTLSGAVELQLSGGGAPNAALLLDTITWSPEAPFEADGTLTLANWRAENASIAAEEIGITIASGQGGGGSVELRGPVQITGPLGDGEVRELTPNLNVTIAWGDGWRVLPSNGCLPTRMGGLDAAGLSFANGEFALCALNGALIAADTNGNLSGGFSIRSLALNGRMAGEAAQPARVTAGNVVGRFSGRTGDMTLALTANSPRLTIEMAEDRTLALVMASLTANAHIADSWRMEGEFAEGVLTDPALPGTLSTIAGGWSAAPENDKPVIRVAAGEALLTANAPPTENDRALFNPLRLADMNAVLADGQINAQGAIVLDASRQQLARFEAQHDVDQGVGAARINAERISFGPSLQPYDITEQARGMVESVTGDAIVTADIDWTRDAIVGVGRAKLENVSLATATIPVVNDVNGEIYFDDLFTLTTPPGQFLRVGLLNPGVAVRNGRVRFQLLPEQLVAIEQAEFDFAAGTLAMAPTRVTLGSEETRFELTLRDVDATELVTALNVPDLQATGRIEGSFPLRLTRVSAFVEGGVLRAAPGGGVISYTGNAGDAATGPSKLAFDALRSFRYDDLGLTLDGDLNGDVISSITFSGRNSGEPVDLGEVAPIPGLGRVTVRGVPFDFNVTVTAPFRRLAQTAASIADPGSLIRQAEEQEEEPAPPEEVDPGAPGTD, from the coding sequence GTGAGCACCGCTTTGGTCGCCGCCGGCGTGTGGTTCGTGCGTATGCCGCTGGCGGAATTCATGATCGGGCAAGCCCTGTCCGAGCGTGGGACAGAGGCGGACTTACAGGTTGTTAATCTCGATTTGGAGCGGATCACGCTAAGCGAGTTCCGTATTGGCGCGGCTGACGCGCCAGATGTCGAAATCACCGAAATTGAAGCCCGCTGGGAATGGCGCGGGCTCATGCCGCGCCTACTGTCCGTACGCATTGTGCAGCCTCACGTGCGTCTGCGCCTCGATCAACAAGGCCACGTCTCGGCCGGCGCACTTGATCGCTTCGAAGCCGACAGCGGCCCCGCGCGCCGCCCTTCCATCCCGCGCCTCGCGCTCGAAATCATTGATGGCGCGGCCGAGATCGAAGCCCCCTTCGGCGCGCTCAACGCCACGTTTGAATCGAGTGGCACAATTGGCGAAGACTTCACCGCTGCGGCGCGCATCGCCGACACCACACAATCACAGGGCAATTACGCGCTGACGCGCGGCGCTGCTGAACTCGTCATTGTCTCGCGTGATGAGACTATCGCGTTCCGGCTGAACGCCGCGCTTTCGGATCTCACATGGGCCGACGCGCGCGCGCAGAACGTGTCGCTGCGCGCGCTTGGCCGCGCCCCGCTCGACCTGGCGCGCATCAACGTGGAAGGCGCCTGGCGTGCTGGCGCGTTGAACACCGATACATTCGCTGGCGAAACCCTCACCGGCGCGCTCAGCCTGCACAGCGCCATGCGCGACGACGCACTCGAGTTCGCGCAATGGAATGTGCAGACCGGCGCGACAGCTGCATCGCTGCGCGTCGACGCTAACGCACTCGCGCAAACCCGCCTCGATCTTCGCGCGGACGGAGACGGCCCAAGCGGCACGGCGCGCTGGACTGTGGTCGCTGACGGGCTCGACGCCTTCGGAATCGTTTCCAACGAGTCTGACCTCGCCGGCACACTCACCTTCGACATTGCAAACGAGATCACTTATGGCGGCGAAGCGCGCCTTCGCCTGCAACAAGCGCGTTTGAGCAACGATGCGCAGCAAGGCATTCGCGACGCCTTTCCCAATCTTGGCGGCTCGCCGCTCGGCCCGACCTTCGCCTCCGCCGAAGCCGCGCTCGATCGCGCCGTCGATGCGTTCACGTTCACCGCGCCGCTCACGATCAGCTCCGACGCCGGCAATCCGCGCTTCGTCATCGCAGCACCCATCGAAGCGCGCGCTGCAAGCGGCCTCAGTGCGCGTCTCGCATCGCTGCGCCAAGATGCACCGGCGCTCTTGTTGCAATGGCCCGGCCCCACGCTCAGCGGCGCCGTTGAACTTCAACTCAGCGGTGGCGGCGCACCCAATGCGGCGCTGTTGCTCGACACCATCACCTGGTCGCCCGAAGCGCCGTTCGAAGCCGACGGCACGCTTACGCTCGCGAATTGGCGTGCGGAGAACGCCAGCATCGCCGCGGAAGAAATCGGCATCACCATCGCCAGCGGGCAAGGCGGCGGCGGCAGCGTCGAACTGCGCGGCCCCGTCCAGATCACTGGCCCACTTGGCGACGGCGAAGTGCGCGAGCTTACGCCGAACCTCAATGTCACCATAGCTTGGGGCGATGGTTGGCGCGTGCTGCCGAGCAATGGCTGCTTGCCCACGCGCATGGGCGGGCTCGACGCCGCCGGCCTTTCCTTCGCCAATGGCGAATTCGCGCTCTGCGCGCTCAATGGCGCGCTGATTGCGGCCGACACCAACGGCAATCTCTCCGGCGGCTTCAGCATTCGCAGCCTCGCACTCAACGGCCGCATGGCTGGCGAAGCCGCGCAACCCGCACGCGTCACCGCCGGCAATGTCGTCGGCCGCTTCAGCGGGCGCACGGGCGACATGACACTGGCGCTCACCGCCAACAGCCCGCGCCTCACCATCGAAATGGCCGAAGACCGCACGCTGGCTTTGGTGATGGCGAGCCTCACCGCCAATGCCCACATCGCCGATAGCTGGCGCATGGAGGGCGAATTCGCCGAAGGCGTGCTTACCGATCCGGCGCTGCCCGGCACGCTCAGCACCATCGCCGGCGGCTGGAGCGCGGCGCCCGAGAACGACAAGCCCGTCATCCGCGTCGCCGCTGGTGAAGCTTTGCTCACGGCCAACGCGCCGCCGACGGAGAACGACCGCGCGCTGTTCAATCCGCTGCGCCTCGCCGACATGAACGCTGTTCTTGCCGACGGCCAGATCAATGCCCAGGGCGCCATCGTGCTCGACGCCAGCCGTCAACAACTCGCGCGCTTCGAAGCGCAGCACGATGTGGATCAGGGCGTCGGGGCGGCGCGCATCAATGCTGAGCGCATCAGCTTCGGCCCCTCGCTGCAGCCTTACGACATCACCGAGCAAGCGCGCGGCATGGTCGAGAGCGTGACCGGCGACGCTATTGTCACCGCCGATATCGATTGGACGCGCGACGCCATTGTCGGCGTCGGCCGTGCGAAACTTGAGAACGTCTCGCTCGCCACCGCCACGATCCCAGTCGTCAACGACGTCAATGGCGAAATCTATTTCGACGATCTTTTCACACTGACCACGCCGCCTGGCCAATTCCTCCGCGTCGGCCTGCTCAATCCGGGCGTCGCAGTGCGCAACGGCCGCGTACGCTTCCAATTGCTGCCCGAGCAACTGGTCGCCATCGAACAAGCCGAGTTCGATTTCGCCGCCGGCACGCTCGCGATGGCGCCCACACGCGTCACGTTAGGTTCTGAAGAGACGCGCTTTGAACTCACGCTCAGGGACGTCGACGCCACCGAACTCGTCACCGCGCTCAATGTCCCCGATCTGCAAGCCACCGGCCGCATCGAAGGCTCGTTCCCATTGCGCCTCACGCGCGTCAGCGCGTTCGTCGAAGGCGGCGTGCTGCGCGCAGCGCCCGGCGGCGGCGTCATCTCGTACACCGGCAATGCCGGCGACGCTGCGACTGGCCCGTCGAAGCTCGCCTTCGACGCGCTGCGCAGCTTCCGTTATGACGACCTAGGCCTCACGCTCGACGGCGATCTGAATGGCGATGTGATCTCCTCGATCACCTTCAGCGGACGCAATTCGGGCGAGCCGGTCGATCTCGGCGAAGTGGCGCCTATCCCCGGCCTCGGCCGCGTCACCGTGCGCGGCGTACCGTTCGACTTCAACGTCACCGTCACCGCGCCCTTCCGCCGCCTCGCGCAAACCGCCGCCTCAATCGCTGATCCGGGGTCGCTCATCCGGCAAGCCGAGGAGCAGGAAGAGGAACCCGCGCCACCAGAAGAGGTTGACCCGGGCGCCCCGGGAACCGATTAA